A single window of Gopherus flavomarginatus isolate rGopFla2 chromosome 15, rGopFla2.mat.asm, whole genome shotgun sequence DNA harbors:
- the FAM222A gene encoding protein FAM222A: protein MLACLQRTQNPPAQHLACPNKTLEPRKCETAASMHSPRYPSPAELDAYAQKVANNPLTIKIFPTNIRVPQHKHLNRTVNGYDTTGQRYSPYPVHSSGYQGLLAIVKASSKSIVKNSEGKRTKMSPAEVAIAPYPVSSTLAPGPSCAGHLNYHSTQKQLEAPVPPNVTVATSVIPLAGRNLALQQSNLPSIQSIIYQINQQCQAQGSQQACQGVVVTNPSPAKHGAASGFATMATAGTAVAYTSAILPDCRKGAELAISSNPAMTVGPKAGIYPDGMDYLLWQQKQQQLRMYSGGSGGGGAVSKSPETCVGVSRPYTLTGAMEKVSSSPLNCVAMHGNFSVGQYLAPPWNSILVTPNSDCYNPQELANGHRELGVPPSDGLSSKTLCNTSILSSSLQSLEYLINDIHPPCIKEQMLGKGYETVSVPRLLDHQHAHIRLPVYR from the coding sequence GTGAAACGGCGGCCTCCATGCATTCCCCACGCTACCCCAGCCCAGCCGAACTGGATGCCTATGCACAGAAAGTCGCCAACAACCCCCTAACCATCAAGATCTTTCCCACCAACATCAGGGTCCCTCAGCACAAGCACCTTAACCGGACGGTCAATGGGTACGACACGACAGGGCAGCGCTACAGCCCCTACCCTGTGCATTCCAGCGGCTACCAGGGCCTCCTGGCCATCGTAAAGGCCTCAAGCAAAAGCATCGTGAAGAACTCGGAGGGCAAGCGGACTAAGATGTCTCCAGCAGAGGTGGCCATTGCCCCCTACCCAGTGTCAAGCACTTTAGCACCAGGCCCCTCATGCGCCGGGCACTTGAATTATCACAGTACTCAGAAGCAGCTCGAGGCACCGGTCCCCCCAAACGTGACGGTAGCTACGTCCGTCATCCCGCTCGCAGGCCGGAACTTGGCCCTGCAGCAGTCCAACTTGCCCTCTATCCAGAGCATCATCTACCAGATCAATCAGCAGTGccaggcccagggctcccagcaggcCTGCCAGGGGGTGGTGGTGACCAACCCCAGTCCAGCCAAGCACGGCGCGGCCAGTGGCTTCGCTACCATGGCGACGGCGGGCACTGCCGTGGCCTATACCAGTGCCATCCTGCCCGACTGCCGCAAAGGGGCCGAACTCGCCATAAGCTCCAACCCGGCCATGACCGTTGGCCCCAAGGCCGGCATCTACCCGGATGGCATGGATTACCTTCTCTGGCAgcaaaaacagcagcagctccgAATGTACAGCGGGGGCAGCGGAGGGGGGGGTGCTGTCAGCAAGTCCCCAGAGACGTGTGTGGGGGTCTCGCGCCCCTACACCCTGACGGGTGCGATGGAGAAGGTGAGCTCCTCCCCTTTGAACTGCGTGGCCATGCATGGCAACTTCTCAGTGGGCCAGTATCTTGCCCCTCCTTGGAACAGCATCTTGGTCACCCCCAACAGCGACTGTTACAACCCTCAGGAGCTCGCCAATGGGCACCGCGAGCTCGGTGTGCCCCCCTCCGATGGCCTGTCCAGCAAAACGCTCTGCAATACCTCCATTCTCAGCAGCAGCCTCCAGTCGCTGGAGTATCTCATCAATGACATCCACCCGCCATGCATCAAAGAGCAGATGCTGGGCAAGGGCTACGAGACAGTGTCTGTGCCAAGACTCTTGGACCATCAGCATGCCCACATTCGCCTGCCCGTCTACAGATAA